The following are encoded in a window of Candidatus Eremiobacteraceae bacterium genomic DNA:
- a CDS encoding substrate-binding domain-containing protein, which produces MTLIERSRVRTAATALAIVASMLIAACSSHSGSTSTSVLPSAAGRAASPDSSVLPLYGGGSSLASLLYRQWMDYYGVAMPPDPQGAPNGLPINGNFEFYYASIGSGGGRAAFLSQTPSNLPPSVPPIYCPNGATTCYPYPLWHFSGSDANLSSTEIGCYQFGCSTYPNPVQPERGQYVQIPTLATDITQFYNPSGQTVPNAGLQLSRETYCGIWEGAITNWGDPTITSDNNGVQVSTQPIVRVVRADSSGTTFLLTNHLNTACQNLSNPAYDWTGGVGGTVTWPGGAVQSGTGSNGVVSVVGSTPGAIGYVGPSFVAPIVSGGLPTALLQNNYWFNHGNVKTFVAQSISSTLAAFTGVAPPSNPDPFDLALLIPDPIQKKAYPVVGFTWFLAYECYNKSREATGIRGFINWYAQPGTTGTTAPDMILAQQGLAPLNTKWKNAVRHISPNIKPGPISGVCTI; this is translated from the coding sequence ATGACCCTTATCGAGCGGAGCCGCGTGCGCACGGCGGCGACGGCGCTGGCGATCGTCGCGTCGATGCTCATCGCCGCTTGCAGCAGCCACAGCGGCAGCACCTCGACCAGCGTATTGCCGTCGGCCGCCGGCCGCGCCGCGAGCCCGGACAGCAGCGTCCTTCCGCTATACGGCGGCGGCTCGTCGCTCGCATCGCTGCTCTATCGCCAATGGATGGACTACTACGGCGTCGCGATGCCGCCGGATCCGCAAGGCGCGCCGAACGGCCTTCCCATCAACGGAAACTTTGAGTTCTACTACGCATCGATCGGCAGTGGCGGCGGACGCGCGGCGTTCTTGAGCCAAACGCCGTCGAACCTGCCGCCCAGCGTTCCCCCGATCTACTGTCCGAACGGTGCGACGACGTGCTACCCGTACCCGCTGTGGCATTTCTCGGGCAGCGACGCGAACCTGAGCTCGACCGAGATCGGGTGTTACCAGTTCGGATGCTCGACCTATCCGAACCCGGTCCAGCCTGAGCGCGGGCAATATGTCCAGATCCCGACGCTCGCCACCGACATCACGCAGTTCTACAATCCGAGCGGCCAGACCGTGCCGAACGCCGGCCTTCAGCTGTCGCGTGAGACCTACTGCGGCATCTGGGAAGGCGCGATCACGAACTGGGGCGACCCGACCATCACGTCGGACAACAACGGCGTGCAGGTGAGCACGCAGCCGATCGTGCGTGTCGTCCGCGCCGACAGCAGCGGCACGACGTTCTTGCTCACGAACCACCTCAACACGGCATGCCAAAACCTGTCGAATCCCGCATACGACTGGACGGGCGGCGTCGGCGGCACTGTCACGTGGCCGGGCGGCGCGGTTCAATCGGGTACCGGCAGCAACGGCGTGGTCAGCGTCGTCGGTTCGACACCCGGCGCCATCGGCTATGTCGGTCCGTCGTTCGTCGCTCCGATCGTCTCGGGCGGCCTTCCGACCGCGCTGCTCCAGAACAACTACTGGTTCAACCATGGCAACGTGAAGACGTTCGTCGCGCAGAGCATCAGCTCGACGCTCGCCGCGTTCACCGGCGTCGCGCCGCCGTCGAATCCCGATCCGTTCGATCTCGCGCTCTTGATCCCCGATCCGATCCAGAAGAAGGCCTATCCGGTCGTCGGGTTCACGTGGTTCCTCGCGTACGAGTGCTACAACAAGAGCAGGGAAGCTACCGGCATTCGCGGCTTCATCAACTGGTATGCGCAGCCGGGCACGACCGGAACAACCGCGCCCGACATGATCCTCGCACAACAAGGCCTCGCGCCGCTCAACACCAAGTGGAAGAACGCGGTGCGGCATATCTCGCCGAACATCAAGCCGGGTCCGATATCGGGCGTCTGCACGATCTAG
- a CDS encoding TonB-dependent receptor gives MRRRIIAFAISAAVVCSPLAARAATTGQISGIVTDAATKAPIAGATVEAVAPSGKYTATTDAKGTYGIVGITPDTYRVVVSKTGYQPQDVEGITVLPDDTKIVSVALDRSLKTLANVSIRSASSAYQPNATEDSYAVTSRSLQTQLGKTFNTDEKALLASLPSITVDTQGTIKIRGGFDFQTAYTYEGIDYTQPTRSIANRSENVANFNSLNGIGSVQLIPGGGDASHGGTGTGLVALQAKRGVYPGSGTIDLETTAYPFLHQVGLEYGLATPDNRFSNYIGYTGVREDLQYGKPGFNNQAFFVLASGSGTLETVPADQQQNDLVENFVYKFGKSNSRQLQFFFQTQAVHQDLAYVDTQAIQTANNIGHPGPSVLTLQQAAQIEPIWPGQRLPGVFAGPNTVTSPFDAYKFEYSATLNPTTFATIRFYRTFSDQSETLPTAGTFTPDNGGRRTALAGEITKQLSGKHYLEGGANYEFARPLGTTVDFTQSAAFSGGFADFTKIGSTLNVLQPVPGFDFLPPSFAGCPAMFQPAGSNRIITVPCGYLAQFFPRGIPRIPATVYGPTVSQQVYGGFIQDTVAMSNRWKAQLGLRLDGYNFLVPSDPNNPPAIDAIRHQRLFEPHIGLTDVLSPRDSVRVTYGRTLSIPLPSFLGNNVDRSAFAQFAGIPSFDNTTGKPATYCGLTLNQPCKDYADQLYWLARDVLYTNTSRTFLGLPSVSAPLTAPLKGATFSNYDLTYQHDFTHGYAMRLTPFYRRGYDIVEQSADIVGYQPFNGLPIIGPVFESNLGIQKATGIEFDLTKDAQYGFSGQITGTYINQIGNDPPGQYLPSASLLLGTLYHSPNLAPLQGSLAVTYRSHAGWKYNLVTTVDRGYPMGAGLLTAAFVNGLPYELPNTDGLNQNVNGSPEYIDPQNPGSLFNPNIVATRGVLAEQALAGGFYSRPRSNTNVTLEYNAPGSPSTYGLAITNVFDQIYGVPLVNLQYFEPVATGISGGANPNGYPGEAFPTSPFVILPDRTPLTLRFYWQIKV, from the coding sequence TTGAGGCGGCGGATCATCGCGTTCGCGATATCCGCTGCCGTCGTGTGCTCGCCGCTCGCCGCACGGGCGGCCACGACGGGTCAGATCTCAGGCATCGTGACCGATGCTGCGACGAAAGCGCCGATCGCCGGTGCGACGGTCGAAGCCGTCGCGCCGAGCGGGAAGTACACCGCGACGACCGATGCCAAAGGTACCTACGGCATCGTCGGCATCACGCCGGACACGTATCGAGTCGTCGTGTCGAAGACGGGCTATCAGCCGCAGGACGTCGAGGGCATCACGGTCCTGCCCGATGACACGAAGATCGTCTCGGTCGCGCTCGATCGTTCGCTGAAGACGCTCGCGAACGTCTCGATCAGGTCGGCGTCGAGCGCGTATCAGCCGAACGCGACCGAAGACAGCTACGCGGTCACGAGCCGCTCGCTCCAGACGCAGCTCGGCAAGACGTTCAATACCGATGAGAAGGCGCTGCTCGCGAGCCTCCCCAGCATCACCGTCGACACGCAGGGGACGATCAAGATCCGCGGCGGCTTCGATTTCCAGACCGCGTACACGTATGAAGGGATCGACTACACGCAGCCGACGCGATCGATAGCGAACCGCTCCGAGAACGTCGCGAACTTCAACTCGCTCAACGGCATCGGTTCGGTCCAGCTCATACCCGGGGGCGGCGATGCTTCGCACGGCGGCACGGGCACCGGTCTCGTCGCGCTTCAGGCGAAGCGTGGCGTCTATCCGGGTTCGGGCACGATCGACCTCGAGACGACGGCATATCCGTTCCTCCATCAAGTCGGCCTCGAGTACGGGCTCGCGACCCCCGACAACCGTTTTTCGAACTACATCGGCTACACGGGCGTCCGCGAAGATCTTCAATACGGCAAACCGGGGTTCAACAACCAAGCGTTCTTCGTTCTCGCTTCCGGCAGCGGCACGCTCGAGACGGTGCCGGCCGACCAGCAACAGAACGATCTCGTCGAGAACTTCGTCTACAAGTTCGGCAAGTCGAACTCGCGCCAGCTGCAGTTCTTCTTCCAGACGCAAGCGGTCCATCAGGACCTCGCCTACGTCGACACGCAAGCCATCCAGACCGCGAACAACATCGGTCATCCGGGGCCGAGCGTTTTGACGCTTCAGCAGGCTGCGCAGATCGAGCCGATCTGGCCCGGTCAGCGGTTGCCGGGCGTCTTCGCGGGCCCGAACACCGTCACGAGCCCGTTCGACGCGTACAAATTCGAGTATTCGGCGACGCTCAACCCGACGACGTTCGCGACGATCCGCTTCTATCGCACCTTCAGCGATCAGTCCGAGACGCTGCCGACCGCAGGCACGTTCACGCCTGACAACGGCGGCCGCCGCACCGCGCTCGCCGGCGAGATCACGAAACAGCTCAGCGGCAAGCACTATCTCGAAGGCGGCGCGAACTACGAGTTCGCGCGTCCGCTCGGCACGACCGTCGACTTCACGCAATCGGCGGCGTTCTCAGGCGGGTTCGCCGACTTCACGAAGATCGGCAGCACGCTCAACGTGCTGCAGCCCGTGCCGGGCTTCGATTTCTTGCCGCCGTCGTTCGCCGGATGCCCGGCGATGTTCCAACCGGCGGGTTCGAACCGGATCATCACCGTGCCGTGCGGTTACCTCGCGCAGTTCTTCCCGCGCGGCATCCCGCGCATCCCTGCTACCGTGTACGGACCAACGGTGTCCCAACAGGTCTATGGCGGATTCATCCAAGACACGGTCGCGATGAGCAATCGTTGGAAGGCGCAGCTCGGGTTGCGGCTCGACGGCTACAACTTCCTCGTCCCATCCGACCCGAACAATCCGCCCGCGATCGACGCCATCCGCCACCAGCGCCTTTTCGAACCGCACATCGGATTGACCGACGTCTTGTCGCCGCGCGATTCGGTGCGCGTCACGTACGGTCGAACGCTCTCGATCCCGCTCCCGAGCTTCCTCGGCAACAACGTCGACCGCAGCGCTTTCGCGCAGTTCGCCGGCATCCCGTCGTTCGACAACACGACCGGCAAGCCGGCGACCTATTGCGGACTCACGCTCAACCAACCGTGCAAGGACTACGCCGACCAGCTCTACTGGCTCGCGCGCGACGTCCTCTACACGAACACATCGCGGACATTCCTCGGCCTGCCGTCGGTCAGCGCGCCGCTCACGGCGCCGCTGAAAGGAGCGACGTTCTCGAACTACGATCTCACCTATCAGCACGATTTCACGCATGGTTATGCGATGCGCCTGACGCCGTTCTATCGCCGCGGGTACGACATCGTCGAACAGTCGGCCGACATCGTCGGGTATCAGCCGTTCAACGGCCTGCCGATCATCGGTCCTGTCTTCGAATCGAACCTCGGCATCCAGAAGGCGACCGGCATCGAGTTCGACCTCACCAAGGACGCGCAGTACGGCTTCTCCGGACAGATCACGGGGACGTACATCAACCAGATAGGAAACGATCCGCCCGGCCAATACCTGCCGTCCGCGTCGCTGTTGCTCGGCACGCTCTACCACTCGCCGAACCTCGCGCCGCTGCAAGGTTCGCTCGCGGTGACGTACCGGTCGCACGCAGGTTGGAAATACAACTTGGTGACGACGGTCGACCGCGGTTATCCGATGGGCGCCGGATTGCTCACCGCTGCGTTCGTCAACGGTCTGCCCTACGAGCTGCCGAACACCGACGGCTTGAATCAGAACGTCAACGGTTCGCCGGAATACATCGACCCACAGAACCCGGGCTCGCTCTTCAACCCGAACATCGTCGCGACGCGCGGCGTGCTCGCGGAGCAAGCGCTCGCCGGCGGCTTCTACTCGCGGCCTCGATCGAACACGAACGTCACGCTCGAATACAACGCGCCGGGTTCGCCGAGCACCTACGGGCTCGCGATCACCAACGTGTTCGACCAGATCTACGGCGTGCCGCTCGTCAACCTGCAATACTTCGAGCCGGTCGCGACGGGCATTTCGGGCGGCGCGAACCCGAACGGCTATCCGGGCGAGGCCTTCCCGACGAGCCCGTTCGTCATACTTCCCGATCGAACGCCGCTGACGTTGCGCTTCTACTGGCAGATAAAGGTATGA
- the corA gene encoding magnesium/cobalt transporter CorA: MPDPPAAEPRPCVRCTVFKDGSPEREPRELGEISEILKEPGTLVWLDVVGPDSTSMTVLQNEFGLHPLAIEDAMTAHERPKIDGYGDYWFLVVYGVSTTDKAVTVNELSIFSGKNYLITVRREPAFPIAEIERRWRTRSDMSSRDSGALLFTVLDTIVDGYFDAVESLDEQINALEGGLLRGGMTGNDLPLRIFALKRDLQRFRRAAIPMRDILNPIIRGDLVLYKSEEIVYFRDVYDHAIRVIDQLDAARDLVNNALEINLSIVANRQNAIVKQLTVIATIFLPLTFITGFFGQNFGFLVSRIGSTASFWLLGIGAQVFALVALLWFFKAKRWF, encoded by the coding sequence ATGCCCGATCCCCCAGCCGCCGAACCTCGTCCTTGCGTCCGTTGCACCGTCTTCAAGGACGGCAGCCCCGAGCGCGAGCCGCGCGAGCTCGGCGAGATCAGCGAAATCCTCAAGGAACCGGGGACGCTCGTGTGGCTCGACGTCGTCGGGCCCGACAGCACGTCGATGACGGTGCTGCAGAACGAGTTCGGCCTGCATCCGCTCGCGATCGAAGATGCGATGACCGCGCACGAACGGCCGAAGATCGACGGTTACGGCGACTACTGGTTCCTCGTCGTGTACGGCGTATCGACCACGGACAAGGCCGTCACCGTCAACGAGCTTTCGATCTTCTCGGGCAAGAACTACCTCATCACCGTCAGGCGCGAACCGGCATTCCCGATAGCGGAGATCGAGCGGCGCTGGCGGACTCGTTCGGACATGTCGTCGCGCGACAGCGGGGCACTCCTTTTCACGGTGCTCGACACGATCGTCGACGGCTATTTCGATGCTGTCGAGTCGCTCGACGAGCAGATCAACGCGCTCGAAGGCGGTCTGCTTCGGGGCGGGATGACCGGTAACGATCTGCCGCTGCGGATCTTCGCGCTCAAGCGCGACCTGCAGCGCTTCCGCCGCGCTGCGATCCCGATGCGCGACATCCTGAACCCGATCATCCGCGGCGATCTCGTGCTCTACAAGAGCGAAGAGATCGTCTACTTCCGCGACGTGTACGACCACGCGATCCGCGTCATCGACCAGCTCGACGCCGCGCGCGATCTCGTCAACAACGCGCTCGAGATCAATCTGTCGATCGTCGCGAACCGTCAGAACGCTATCGTCAAACAGCTGACGGTCATCGCGACGATCTTCCTTCCGCTGACCTTCATCACGGGGTTCTTCGGGCAGAACTTCGGTTTTCTCGTGAGCCGTATCGGGAGCACGGCGTCGTTCTGGCTCTTGGGCATCGGCGCGCAGGTCTTCGCGCTGGTCGCATTGCTCTGGTTCTTCAAAGCGAAAAGGTGGTTTTAG
- the msrA gene encoding peptide-methionine (S)-S-oxide reductase MsrA, with protein sequence MTTKATFAAGCFWGVEAEFREIPGVVDTAVGFMGGHTVNPTYHDVCAGDTGHAEVCEVTFDPSVVTYSRLLDAFWNMHDPTTRNRQGADFGSQYRSAIFYYDDAQRAEAEASKAALEASGRFKRPIVTEIVPAGPFYRAEDYHQRYLEKQGRLHTH encoded by the coding sequence ATGACGACGAAAGCGACGTTCGCAGCCGGTTGTTTCTGGGGTGTCGAGGCCGAATTCCGCGAGATCCCGGGCGTCGTCGACACGGCGGTCGGATTCATGGGCGGTCATACGGTGAACCCCACGTATCACGATGTCTGCGCCGGCGATACCGGGCATGCCGAAGTGTGCGAGGTGACGTTCGATCCGAGCGTCGTCACGTACTCACGGCTGCTCGACGCGTTCTGGAACATGCACGACCCCACGACACGTAATCGCCAAGGTGCCGACTTCGGCTCGCAGTACAGATCGGCGATCTTCTACTACGACGACGCGCAGCGGGCGGAGGCCGAGGCGTCGAAGGCGGCGCTCGAAGCATCCGGGCGCTTCAAGCGCCCCATCGTCACGGAGATCGTCCCCGCCGGTCCGTTCTATCGCGCTGAAGACTACCATCAGCGCTACCTCGAGAAGCAGGGCCGGCTCCACACCCACTAG
- a CDS encoding MATE family efflux transporter, with amino-acid sequence MTSPTVRSPSRTFGVNLFESSRPVWQLFVVFLIPLMISNILQAASQTFSLMFLGRLIGVGALASVSAVFPIVFLLFSFLIGLGSGSSVLIGQAHGAGDAHRVKLVAGTVLGATLAFGIFTAIVGPIIAPPLLAFLRTPANIMPEAVTYARAVFLISPLVFPYIIYTSILRGTGDSTTPLYSLVLSTVLTIVITPAFIEGWLGLPQLGVVSVVVGAAISNLIAFAAFLIYLARMGHPLRFDSEIARDMIVDPHILGLVLKIGIPTGLQVIMVSLAEIAVLSFVNRFGSSATAAYGAVNQIVSYVQFPAISVGIAASILAAQAIGARREDLLSKVVRSAVALNYIIGGAIIAACYIFAWTILGWFINDPATLTIAHTLLMITLWSYLIFGNSAAISWVVRGSGDVLVPMINGIIGIWGVEVPAAYLLMGKFGLNGVWLGYPISFFAVLGLQYGYYTFFWKKRTHARLV; translated from the coding sequence ATGACTAGTCCGACCGTGCGGTCCCCCTCGAGGACGTTCGGCGTCAACCTGTTCGAGAGCAGCCGGCCCGTGTGGCAGCTGTTCGTCGTGTTCCTGATCCCGCTCATGATCAGCAACATCTTGCAGGCGGCGTCGCAGACCTTCAGCCTCATGTTCCTCGGCCGTCTCATCGGCGTCGGGGCGCTCGCATCGGTCTCGGCCGTCTTCCCGATCGTCTTCTTGCTCTTCTCGTTCCTCATCGGACTCGGCTCGGGCAGCTCCGTGCTCATCGGCCAAGCGCACGGAGCGGGCGACGCTCATCGCGTCAAACTGGTCGCCGGCACGGTGCTCGGCGCGACGCTCGCATTCGGCATCTTCACGGCGATCGTCGGCCCGATCATCGCGCCGCCGCTGCTCGCGTTCCTGCGCACGCCGGCCAATATCATGCCTGAGGCGGTGACGTACGCGCGCGCGGTGTTCCTCATATCACCGCTCGTGTTCCCGTATATCATCTACACGTCGATCCTGCGGGGCACGGGCGACTCGACGACGCCGCTTTACTCGCTCGTGTTGAGCACCGTGCTGACGATCGTCATCACGCCGGCGTTCATCGAGGGCTGGCTCGGCTTGCCGCAGCTGGGCGTCGTCAGCGTCGTGGTCGGTGCAGCGATAAGCAACCTCATCGCGTTCGCGGCGTTCCTCATCTATCTCGCTCGCATGGGCCATCCGCTGCGCTTCGACAGCGAGATCGCGCGCGACATGATCGTCGATCCGCACATCCTCGGGCTCGTCCTCAAGATCGGCATTCCGACCGGTCTTCAGGTCATCATGGTGTCGCTCGCGGAGATCGCGGTCCTGTCGTTCGTCAACCGTTTCGGTTCGAGCGCGACGGCGGCGTACGGCGCGGTGAACCAGATCGTCAGCTACGTCCAATTCCCTGCGATTTCGGTCGGCATCGCAGCGTCCATCCTCGCCGCGCAGGCGATCGGCGCCCGCCGCGAAGACCTGCTGTCGAAAGTCGTCCGAAGCGCGGTCGCGTTGAACTACATCATCGGCGGCGCGATCATCGCCGCATGCTACATCTTCGCGTGGACGATACTCGGCTGGTTCATCAACGATCCCGCGACGCTCACCATAGCGCACACGCTGCTCATGATCACGCTCTGGTCGTACCTCATCTTCGGCAACAGCGCAGCGATAAGCTGGGTCGTCCGCGGCAGCGGCGACGTCCTCGTGCCGATGATCAACGGCATAATCGGCATCTGGGGCGTCGAAGTCCCAGCCGCGTATCTGCTCATGGGCAAGTTCGGACTCAACGGGGTTTGGCTCGGCTATCCGATATCGTTCTTCGCGGTGCTCGGGCTGCAATACGGCTACTACACGTTCTTCTGGAAGAAGCGGACGCACGCGCGGCTCGTCTAG